A segment of the Zingiber officinale cultivar Zhangliang chromosome 8B, Zo_v1.1, whole genome shotgun sequence genome:
TTTTATGGAAAAGTATTCTCTGCAGATTTGGCATACCACATAAATTGATCTCAGACAATGACAGACAATTTTAAGGTCGAAAGATTCAAGCCTGGTGCCAAGGGTTCGGCATTATCCAAgccttcacgtccgtggcgtatccaAAGAGTAATGGACAGACTGAAGTTGTCAATCGGAAGATTGTTCGAGGGATGAAAGTGAAGTTAGACTATGCCGGAGGAGATTGGGTAGAAGAGTTACCAAGTATCCTCTGGGCTTATCGTACAACTCCTCGGAAAAGCACGGGACTCACTCCGTTTCATCTGGTCTATGATAACGAGGCGGTGGTGCCCATAGAGGTGGGGGTGTCTTCAGTTAGAAGGATGTTGTACGATGAAGGGAATGTAGAGCAGCGACTATCAAAACTAGATTTTATCAGCGAAATTCGTGATCGAACAACAGCTAGACTATCGGCTtatcgacaaaggatgagacAAAATTACGACAGGCGGGTAATTCCTCTATTCTTTGGAGAAGGAGACCTGGTCTAGAAGCAAATTAAGCCCGTGGGTGAAGTAACCAAGTTAGGACCTCAATGGGATGGACCTTACAAGGTTATTAAGAAGTTAGCATCAGGTGTCTATTACTTGCAAGACGCTTGGGGTAGGAAGTTAGATCGGCCCTGAAGCGCTAATTACCTTCGGCCCTACCACATTTAGCCAGTTTTTCCCTCTCTACAGTGGGTAGGTGTAATAGCAGAGATGATGGGGTAAGAT
Coding sequences within it:
- the LOC122014119 gene encoding uncharacterized protein LOC122014119; protein product: MKVKLDYAGGDWVEELPSILWAYRTTPRKSTGLTPFHLVYDNEAVVPIEVGVSSVRRMLYDEGNVEQRLSKLDFISEIRDRTTARLSAYRQRMRQNYDRRGEIRIDEPGERKHFAVLEQQQNAHEGLCKKSPGKLD